One segment of Pan paniscus chromosome 20, NHGRI_mPanPan1-v2.0_pri, whole genome shotgun sequence DNA contains the following:
- the LOC100971440 gene encoding pregnancy-specific beta-1-glycoprotein 3 isoform X1, translating into MGPLSAPPCTQRITWKGLLLTASLLNFWNLPTTAQVTIEALPPKVSEGKDVLLLVHNLPQNLAGYIWYKGQLMDLYHYITSYVVDGQINVYGPAYTGRETVYSNASLLIQNVTREDAGSYTLHIIKRGDRTRGVTGYFTFNLYLETPKPSISSSNLNPREAMEAVILTCDPVAPDTSYLWWMNGQSLPMTHRLQLSETNRTLFLLGVTKYIAGPYECEIRNPVSASCSDPVTLNLLLKLPKPYITINNSKPRENKDVLAFTCEPKSENYTYTWWLNGQNLPVSPRVKRPIENRILILPSVTRNETGPYECEIRDGDGGMRSDPVTLNVLYGPDLPRIYPSFTYYRSGQNFDLSCFADSNPPAQYSWTINGKFQLSGQKLSISQITTKHSGLYACSVHNSATGKESSKSMTVEVSAPPGIGRLPLLNPI; encoded by the exons ATGGGGCCCCTCTCAGCCCCTCCCTGCACACAGCGCATCACCTGGAAGGGGCTCCTGCTCACAG CATCACTTTTAAACTTCTGGAACCTGCCTACCACTGCCCAAGTCACGATTGAAGCCCTGCCACCCAAAGTGTCTGAGGGGAAGGATGTTCTTCTACTTGTCCACAATTTGCCCCAGAATCTAGCTGGCTACATCTGGTACAAAGGACAACTGATGGACCtctaccattacattacatcatATGTAGTAGACGGTCAAATAAATGTATATGGGCCTGCATACACTGGACGAGAAACAGTATATTCCAATGCATCCCTGCTGATCCAGAATGTCACCCGGGAGGATGCAGGATCCTACACCTTACACATCATAAAGCGAGGTGATAGGACTAGAGGAGTAACTGGATATTTCACCTTCAACTTATACC TGGAGACTCCCAAGCCCTCCATTTCTAGCAGCAACTTAAACCCCAGGGAGGCCATGGAGGCTGTGATCTTAACCTGTGATCCTGTGGCTCCAGACACAAGCTACCTGTGGTGGATGAATGGTCAAAGCCTCCCTATGACTCACAGGTTGCAGCTGTCTGAAACCAACAGGACCCTCTTTCTATTGGGTGTCACAAAGTATATTGCAGGACCCTATGAATGTGAAATACGGAACCCAGTGAGTGCCAGCTGCAGTGACCCTGTCACCCTGAATCTCCTCC TGAAGCTGCCCAAGCCTTACATCACCATCAACAACTCAAAACCCAGGGAGAATAAGGATGTCTTAGCCTTCACCTGTGAACCTAAGAGTGAGAACTACACCTACACGTGGTGGCTAAATGGTCAGAACCTCCCGGTCAGTCCCAGGGTAAAGCGACCCATTGAAAACAGGATCCTCATTCTACCCAGTGTCACGAGAAATGAAACAGGACCCTATGAATGTGAAATACGGGACGGAGATGGTGGCATGCGCAGTGACCCAGTCACCCTGAATGTCCTCT ATGGTCCAGACCTCCCCAGAATTTACCCTTCATTCACCTATTACCGTTCAGGACAAAACTTCGACTTGTCCTGCTTCGCGGACTCTAACCCACCGGCACAGTATTCTTGGACAATTAATGGGAAGTTTCAGCTATCAGGACAAAAGCTCTCCATCTCCCAAATTACTACAAAGCATAGCGGGCTCTATGCTTGCTCTGTTCATAACTCAGCCACTGGCAAGGAAAGCTCCAAATCCATGACAGTCGAAGTCTCTG
- the LOC100971440 gene encoding pregnancy-specific beta-1-glycoprotein 6 isoform X3 translates to MGPLSAPPCTQRITWKGLLLTASLLNFWNLPTTAQVTIEALPPKVSEGKDVLLLVHNLPQNLAGYIWYKGQLMDLYHYITSYVVDGQINVYGPAYTGRETVYSNASLLIQNVTREDAGSYTLHIIKRGDRTRGVTGYFTFNLYLETPKPSISSSNLNPREAMEAVILTCDPVAPDTSYLWWMNGQSLPMTHRLQLSETNRTLFLLGVTKYIAGPYECEIRNPVSASCSDPVTLNLLLKLPKPYITINNSKPRENKDVLAFTCEPKSENYTYTWWLNGQNLPVSPRVKRPIENRILILPSVTRNETGPYECEIRDGDGGMRSDPVTLNVLYGPDLPRIYPSFTYYRSGQNFDLSCFADSNPPAQYSWTINGKFQLSGQKLSISQITTKHSGLYACSVHNSATGKESSKSMTVEVSETASPQVTYAGPNTWSQEILLL, encoded by the exons ATGGGGCCCCTCTCAGCCCCTCCCTGCACACAGCGCATCACCTGGAAGGGGCTCCTGCTCACAG CATCACTTTTAAACTTCTGGAACCTGCCTACCACTGCCCAAGTCACGATTGAAGCCCTGCCACCCAAAGTGTCTGAGGGGAAGGATGTTCTTCTACTTGTCCACAATTTGCCCCAGAATCTAGCTGGCTACATCTGGTACAAAGGACAACTGATGGACCtctaccattacattacatcatATGTAGTAGACGGTCAAATAAATGTATATGGGCCTGCATACACTGGACGAGAAACAGTATATTCCAATGCATCCCTGCTGATCCAGAATGTCACCCGGGAGGATGCAGGATCCTACACCTTACACATCATAAAGCGAGGTGATAGGACTAGAGGAGTAACTGGATATTTCACCTTCAACTTATACC TGGAGACTCCCAAGCCCTCCATTTCTAGCAGCAACTTAAACCCCAGGGAGGCCATGGAGGCTGTGATCTTAACCTGTGATCCTGTGGCTCCAGACACAAGCTACCTGTGGTGGATGAATGGTCAAAGCCTCCCTATGACTCACAGGTTGCAGCTGTCTGAAACCAACAGGACCCTCTTTCTATTGGGTGTCACAAAGTATATTGCAGGACCCTATGAATGTGAAATACGGAACCCAGTGAGTGCCAGCTGCAGTGACCCTGTCACCCTGAATCTCCTCC TGAAGCTGCCCAAGCCTTACATCACCATCAACAACTCAAAACCCAGGGAGAATAAGGATGTCTTAGCCTTCACCTGTGAACCTAAGAGTGAGAACTACACCTACACGTGGTGGCTAAATGGTCAGAACCTCCCGGTCAGTCCCAGGGTAAAGCGACCCATTGAAAACAGGATCCTCATTCTACCCAGTGTCACGAGAAATGAAACAGGACCCTATGAATGTGAAATACGGGACGGAGATGGTGGCATGCGCAGTGACCCAGTCACCCTGAATGTCCTCT ATGGTCCAGACCTCCCCAGAATTTACCCTTCATTCACCTATTACCGTTCAGGACAAAACTTCGACTTGTCCTGCTTCGCGGACTCTAACCCACCGGCACAGTATTCTTGGACAATTAATGGGAAGTTTCAGCTATCAGGACAAAAGCTCTCCATCTCCCAAATTACTACAAAGCATAGCGGGCTCTATGCTTGCTCTGTTCATAACTCAGCCACTGGCAAGGAAAGCTCCAAATCCATGACAGTCGAAGTCTCTG
- the LOC100971440 gene encoding pregnancy-specific beta-1-glycoprotein 2 isoform X2 — protein MGPLSAPPCTQRITWKGLLLTASLLNFWNLPTTAQVTIEALPPKVSEGKDVLLLVHNLPQNLAGYIWYKGQLMDLYHYITSYVVDGQINVYGPAYTGRETVYSNASLLIQNVTREDAGSYTLHIIKRGDRTRGVTGYFTFNLYLETPKPSISSSNLNPREAMEAVILTCDPVAPDTSYLWWMNGQSLPMTHRLQLSETNRTLFLLGVTKYIAGPYECEIRNPVSASCSDPVTLNLLHGPDLPRIYPSFTYYRSGQNFDLSCFADSNPPAQYSWTINGKFQLSGQKLSISQITTKHSGLYACSVHNSATGKESSKSMTVEVSAPCHGDLTESHS, from the exons ATGGGGCCCCTCTCAGCCCCTCCCTGCACACAGCGCATCACCTGGAAGGGGCTCCTGCTCACAG CATCACTTTTAAACTTCTGGAACCTGCCTACCACTGCCCAAGTCACGATTGAAGCCCTGCCACCCAAAGTGTCTGAGGGGAAGGATGTTCTTCTACTTGTCCACAATTTGCCCCAGAATCTAGCTGGCTACATCTGGTACAAAGGACAACTGATGGACCtctaccattacattacatcatATGTAGTAGACGGTCAAATAAATGTATATGGGCCTGCATACACTGGACGAGAAACAGTATATTCCAATGCATCCCTGCTGATCCAGAATGTCACCCGGGAGGATGCAGGATCCTACACCTTACACATCATAAAGCGAGGTGATAGGACTAGAGGAGTAACTGGATATTTCACCTTCAACTTATACC TGGAGACTCCCAAGCCCTCCATTTCTAGCAGCAACTTAAACCCCAGGGAGGCCATGGAGGCTGTGATCTTAACCTGTGATCCTGTGGCTCCAGACACAAGCTACCTGTGGTGGATGAATGGTCAAAGCCTCCCTATGACTCACAGGTTGCAGCTGTCTGAAACCAACAGGACCCTCTTTCTATTGGGTGTCACAAAGTATATTGCAGGACCCTATGAATGTGAAATACGGAACCCAGTGAGTGCCAGCTGCAGTGACCCTGTCACCCTGAATCTCCTCC ATGGTCCAGACCTCCCCAGAATTTACCCTTCATTCACCTATTACCGTTCAGGACAAAACTTCGACTTGTCCTGCTTCGCGGACTCTAACCCACCGGCACAGTATTCTTGGACAATTAATGGGAAGTTTCAGCTATCAGGACAAAAGCTCTCCATCTCCCAAATTACTACAAAGCATAGCGGGCTCTATGCTTGCTCTGTTCATAACTCAGCCACTGGCAAGGAAAGCTCCAAATCCATGACAGTCGAAGTCTCTG